Within the Amia ocellicauda isolate fAmiCal2 unplaced genomic scaffold, fAmiCal2.hap1 HAP1_SCAFFOLD_57, whole genome shotgun sequence genome, the region aaagttaaacaaaatatatattaaaaaaaataaaaaatgcaggatacagattttacatttacaagaataataataataataataataataataataataataataataataataatataatgccaTAGAGAATGACAATACCGCTGAAGGTGTTCAACAGTGAACAGGGCAATGTCAGACATTAACAATGAGAGGATGCCAGTCTGAGAGCTGAGTTATTCACCTCTACTGGGGGACTTTTCCGAAGAAGGGGAGTAACTATAACACGGAAAGAAGCCAAAActggatgttaattagtatgcatttttgatgttAAAAATAGAACCGGTtgctaattagtatgcatttttgatatcaagaattcaatttctggtatcaaaaatacaatttctgatataAAAAATTGGCAGTTAACTcaatatcagcaattgtatttttgatatcaagaattgtatttctgatatcagcaattgtattcttgatatcaacaattgtatttgtgatatcaaaaatgcatactaattaacatccggttaaggattaaatgtcacaacgttGTACCGTGAATTGCTGacatcagcaattgtattcttgatatcaacaattcaTGGTATGCcactgtgacatttaatccttaaCCGGATGTTAactagtatgcatttttgatatcacaaatacaattgttgatatcaagaatattGTCAAGCAATCAAGCAATTGTAtccttgatatcagcaattatagattaaatgtcacaatggcttgccataagatatctctaaatcatttacatgtaattttaagtcatatatatatatctatatatatataaatgacagTTTACAGATTTGGTTtgccaaattaacatttagagttatctctaaatgatttagagatatctcaaaatatttgaagatattttgaaatgcatttagagatatctctaaatgataatttggcttgccataaataGTAAACTTACTCTGCACAGTACATTAATGTAAACAGAAAATCTtacaattttgaaaatattctATAAACCCATTGTCAATCCTGATTAAGAAAATACAGATATACTACGGATATACTGCATGCAAATggttacattaaaatatattttttaaataacacaatatGTAACTTTGCAGCACTatagtatatacagctctggaaaaaaaaaaagagaccacataacattgatttctgaacttgtagttgtctcaattttttccatgGCTGTATGCATAcatatgttttttattctgtgtacagtttctTACTAGAGGAATTAGggtgatatatttttaaagtaacaaTGAGCTTCAGTGCTTTTTGAAACCATGGATAGAAAAAAGCATAAATTAGTGGATTAAATGTGGAATTAATGTAAGACAAACATATAACAGCATCAGTCACTACTTGTGGAATCATTACATTGAAACATAAGTAAAGTATGTTAACTATGTAGAAAGGGAGCCAGCAAACTATAAAGACACCCATTACTATTCCTAGTGTTTTAGCAGCTTTGTGCTCTCTGTTGCGCTGTGCTCTTCTTCTGCTGTCTTCAAGTGTAAATGTTCTGTCTTCCATTATTTGTATCAGTCTTGCTTGGTTTCTGGCAACAATGTAAATGCGTGCATATATCCCAATCATGACAAAACAGggaacaaaaaaagttataaaatccAGGTATATCCAAATGCCACCCCAAGGAACAAAACAGACACCCTCACATAAAAACTCTGCAGCCCAATCCTGAAGGCTTTGGTCTATGGATGCAGTGAAAAACATTCCAAAGCAATATAATGCTCCCAATACCCACGCAAGACTTATAAAAATCCAGGCTACTCTGATGTTGATTTTGTTTGCATAATGAAGAGGCTCACACACTGCATAGTAGCGATCAATAGCAATAACACACAAGTGAAAAACTGAAGTATTGCTAAGCACAActgaaatatatacaaaaaagtaGCAATAAAATGATCCATAATACCAACAGTGTTCAACCATAATGATCACACTGAATGGAAGAACAAAAATCCCAAGAAGGAAATCAACAATTGCTAGAGAAAGAACCAACAGATTATTTGGTGAATGAAGCTGCTTGAAATGAGAGATGGAAATAATCACAACCAGATTGCCACCAACTGTGATTAGCACTgctagaag harbors:
- the LOC136738603 gene encoding trace amine-associated receptor 1-like, translating into MYFVFLLAVLITVGGNLVVIISISHFKQLHSPNNLLVLSLAIVDFLLGIFVLPFSVIIMVEHYSRRRAQRNREHKAAKTLGIVMGVFIVCWLPFYIVNILYLCFNVMIPQVVTDAVICLSYINSTFNPLIYAFFYPWFQKALKLIVTLKIYHPNSSSKKLYTE